One window from the genome of Candidatus Aegiribacteria sp. encodes:
- the panB gene encoding 3-methyl-2-oxobutanoate hydroxymethyltransferase translates to MKGNVRSLLIKKQKGERIVSLTAYDFVTAKLEEKAGVDFILVGDTLAMVVLGEETTLTANLDIMIAHTKAVSLGAPNTLVVGDMPFGSYECSDAQAVKNAVRFLAEGGADAVKLEGGNERSVSRVQAIIDSGIPVMGHIGLLPQSIRQIGGYRVVYSDQRERMLSEAFALQEAGIFSVVLESTEEELAREITSKLSVPTIGIGAGRYTDGQILVVNDMLGLSGEFKPKFLKKYIQLDEMILGAVKEYCNEVRGGEFPDEKHVYSARGSK, encoded by the coding sequence ATGAAGGGAAATGTACGATCTCTTCTCATTAAAAAGCAAAAGGGTGAAAGGATCGTATCGCTCACTGCATATGATTTTGTAACTGCAAAGCTTGAAGAAAAGGCCGGAGTTGATTTTATCCTTGTCGGAGACACGCTTGCGATGGTGGTTCTTGGGGAGGAGACAACCCTTACAGCTAACCTTGATATCATGATAGCTCATACGAAAGCGGTCAGCCTGGGAGCACCGAATACCCTTGTCGTTGGAGATATGCCTTTCGGATCTTACGAATGCTCCGATGCTCAGGCAGTTAAGAACGCTGTTCGATTCCTTGCAGAGGGAGGGGCTGATGCGGTAAAACTTGAAGGTGGTAACGAGCGATCCGTTTCAAGGGTACAAGCAATTATCGATTCTGGAATTCCTGTGATGGGTCATATCGGGCTGCTTCCGCAGTCAATTAGGCAGATCGGAGGATACAGAGTTGTTTACAGTGATCAGCGCGAGAGGATGCTGTCAGAAGCTTTTGCTCTTCAGGAGGCGGGTATTTTTTCTGTTGTGCTTGAAAGTACCGAGGAGGAGCTTGCTCGAGAAATAACAAGTAAATTATCTGTTCCAACCATTGGCATTGGAGCTGGAAGATATACGGATGGTCAGATACTGGTTGTGAATGACATGCTCGGTCTTTCCGGTGAATTCAAACCGAAATTCCTTAAGAAATATATACAGCTTGATGAGATGATACTTGGTGCTGTGAAGGAATACTGCAATGAGGTTCGGGGCGGGGAATTCCCTGACGAGAAACACGTTTACAGTGCCAGGGGCAGCAAGTGA
- a CDS encoding threonylcarbamoyl-AMP synthase: MRTAHIRINTDKPALEIIEQVSSCILGGGIVLYPSDTVYGLLCRADDKESVDRLSNLKGYKEQRPFILIVDGISMVESLTDGIDPEVREILLQRWPGRLTFVLPAGNRCPEWVRGEDNTVALRHPADPLSGQLLKRCGVPLVSTSANLSGMKPTLSLAEIPESILDGVDIILDAGTMPPSSPSTILRLLRSSQGRT, from the coding sequence GTGAGAACTGCACACATTCGGATAAATACTGATAAACCTGCTTTGGAAATTATTGAGCAGGTCTCTTCATGTATTCTCGGTGGTGGGATCGTTCTATACCCCTCGGACACTGTCTACGGTCTTCTTTGCCGAGCTGACGATAAGGAATCAGTCGATAGACTATCAAATTTAAAAGGTTACAAAGAGCAGAGACCATTCATACTCATCGTAGATGGCATTTCCATGGTGGAATCCCTTACAGATGGAATTGATCCCGAAGTGCGTGAAATTCTTTTACAGCGCTGGCCCGGCAGATTGACATTTGTGCTTCCGGCAGGGAACAGGTGTCCTGAATGGGTAAGGGGAGAGGATAATACCGTGGCACTTCGTCATCCCGCCGATCCCCTGAGCGGACAACTCCTGAAACGCTGCGGTGTCCCGCTGGTCTCAACCAGCGCCAATCTGTCTGGAATGAAACCTACCCTGAGTCTGGCTGAAATTCCTGAATCTATACTGGATGGTGTGGATATCATTCTCGATGCCGGTACTATGCCACCGTCCTCTCCATCGACGATCCTCCGTCTCCTCCGGAGCAGCCAGGGTCGGACATAA
- a CDS encoding efflux RND transporter periplasmic adaptor subunit has product MIQKVIFGLLIVFLTIAACGGEEEEAELETLEPSPLPVTAEAASVDTLFEVVNSTGRVTSARTQSLSAMIQGEVVQAPAHTGEEVRDGEIVFRIASGESASRLSSASSSYRNAQALYEFECENYRGELTPEIQSMLRQTTGLADAQTNLAGAQTQYSNSAITASFNGVISDVSAREGMVVYPGTVLGEIIDPWSLQVEVSLDERALVQCMKGQRVYVTIPSLNDTTVVGTVASVSPTIDPSLRAGKVVIDLPVIPNLRSGATTRVEIVIAVYLNQLIIPEEAVLIRDDRDMVFVVTDGHAKWRYLTLGPKGRGYVAVLESDLEGVAEGEQVITSGHYSLAHDAPVAVVN; this is encoded by the coding sequence GTGATACAAAAAGTGATATTCGGACTTTTAATAGTGTTTCTAACGATTGCTGCATGCGGTGGTGAGGAAGAAGAGGCTGAGCTGGAAACCCTTGAGCCTTCTCCTCTTCCGGTAACAGCGGAAGCAGCTTCGGTGGATACTCTTTTTGAAGTAGTCAATTCAACCGGCAGAGTTACTTCTGCCAGGACACAGTCCCTGTCCGCAATGATACAGGGAGAGGTAGTACAGGCACCCGCGCATACAGGTGAAGAAGTGAGAGATGGTGAGATAGTTTTCAGGATTGCTTCAGGTGAAAGTGCTTCCAGGCTTTCAAGTGCAAGCAGTTCATACAGAAATGCGCAGGCTCTTTACGAATTCGAATGTGAGAATTACAGGGGTGAGCTCACTCCGGAGATTCAGAGTATGCTGCGCCAGACAACAGGGTTGGCTGATGCGCAGACAAATCTTGCAGGAGCTCAGACCCAGTACAGCAACTCCGCAATCACAGCGAGCTTTAATGGAGTCATTTCGGATGTTTCAGCCAGGGAGGGGATGGTTGTCTATCCCGGTACTGTACTGGGTGAGATTATCGATCCATGGAGTCTTCAGGTTGAAGTCAGTCTTGATGAGAGGGCACTTGTTCAATGTATGAAGGGACAAAGGGTTTATGTGACCATTCCCTCATTGAATGATACAACCGTTGTTGGAACGGTTGCATCCGTTTCTCCTACTATTGACCCATCTCTTAGGGCCGGTAAAGTGGTTATTGATCTTCCGGTTATTCCGAATCTTCGATCAGGAGCTACAACAAGGGTCGAGATAGTAATCGCGGTCTATTTAAATCAACTGATTATTCCTGAGGAAGCAGTTCTTATAAGAGATGACCGAGATATGGTTTTCGTTGTCACTGATGGTCATGCAAAATGGCGATATCTCACACTTGGACCAAAAGGGAGAGGTTATGTCGCGGTGCTGGAGAGTGATCTGGAAGGCGTTGCGGAAGGCGAGCAGGTAATTACCTCCGGTCATTACTCACTTGCCCACGATGCCCCGGTAGCCGTCGTCAATTAG
- the purE gene encoding 5-(carboxyamino)imidazole ribonucleotide mutase yields MLVGILMGSESDREVMKYTSDILKELNIPFEVNVMSAHRTPEKVKEYSSAASERGLKVLIAGAGLAAHLAGAVAAHTILPVIGVPLAAGPLNGMDSLLSTVQMPKGIPVATVAIGSHGARNAAYLAAQIIALEDENVAVKLRELRGW; encoded by the coding sequence ATGCTTGTTGGAATTCTAATGGGTAGCGAAAGCGATAGAGAAGTAATGAAATATACTTCAGATATACTGAAGGAACTCAATATTCCATTCGAAGTTAATGTCATGTCAGCTCACAGAACACCGGAAAAAGTCAAAGAGTACTCTTCGGCCGCTTCAGAAAGAGGTTTGAAGGTTCTGATTGCCGGAGCAGGGCTTGCCGCGCATCTGGCTGGAGCGGTAGCGGCACACACCATACTTCCGGTGATTGGCGTACCTCTTGCAGCGGGACCACTCAACGGAATGGATTCACTTCTTTCAACTGTTCAGATGCCCAAAGGTATTCCGGTGGCAACGGTTGCAATCGGTTCGCACGGAGCCAGAAACGCGGCCTATCTCGCGGCTCAGATTATTGCTCTGGAAGACGAAAACGTTGCAGTCAAACTGAGAGAATTGCGGGGCTGGTGA
- the proS gene encoding proline--tRNA ligase, with translation MAKNIMNPNKDYARWYQDVIREAELSDSAPVRGCMIIRPYGFAIWENIKASLDRRFKDTGHSNVYFPMLIPQSFFEKEAEHVEGFAPELAVVTHGGGKKLDEPLVLRPTSETMFNHMFSKWINSYRDLPMLLNQWANVIRWEMRPRAFLRTTEFLWQEGHTAHANEKEAREETLRMLDVYEDFARNVAAIPVIQGRKTEREKFAGSVASYTIEAMMGNGWALQSGTTHYLGTNFAKAFNTMYLDSSNEQKYVHQSSWGVSTRLIGGVIMVHGDENGLRLPPRLAPFQVVIVPILKDASRDETLRTAEKIASELKGNGIRVKLDDREGMSPGFKFNYWEVRGVPLRLEIGPRDIEEGYVMLSPRNNPGRDGKFKVALDDVSGEMPGLLDKIQEEMLNEATTKLNERTYTAESFEEFAKAINEKPGFYSVWWDGDADDEIRLQQETKATVRCIPLDQTGGSGKCIMTGRDTIVKAILARAY, from the coding sequence ATGGCAAAAAATATTATGAATCCCAATAAGGATTATGCCAGATGGTACCAGGATGTTATCAGAGAAGCTGAATTATCGGATTCTGCTCCTGTACGTGGATGCATGATTATCAGACCCTATGGGTTTGCCATATGGGAAAATATCAAAGCAAGTCTGGATCGCAGATTCAAGGATACCGGTCACAGCAATGTATACTTTCCCATGCTGATTCCTCAGAGTTTCTTTGAAAAGGAGGCTGAACACGTCGAGGGATTTGCGCCGGAACTTGCAGTGGTCACTCATGGTGGCGGAAAAAAACTGGATGAACCTCTTGTTCTCAGACCTACTTCCGAAACGATGTTCAACCATATGTTCTCAAAATGGATTAACAGCTACCGCGATCTTCCCATGCTGCTGAATCAGTGGGCAAACGTAATTCGATGGGAAATGAGACCGAGAGCATTCCTTCGAACCACTGAATTCCTCTGGCAGGAAGGACACACCGCGCACGCAAATGAAAAAGAAGCAAGAGAAGAAACTCTTCGAATGCTTGATGTTTATGAAGACTTTGCCAGGAACGTAGCGGCAATTCCTGTTATTCAGGGAAGAAAAACCGAACGCGAGAAGTTTGCCGGCTCAGTAGCCAGTTATACCATTGAAGCAATGATGGGGAATGGCTGGGCACTTCAGAGCGGTACAACACACTATCTGGGTACAAACTTCGCAAAAGCGTTCAATACCATGTATCTGGACAGCAGCAACGAACAGAAATACGTTCATCAAAGCAGCTGGGGTGTATCAACCAGACTGATCGGTGGTGTAATCATGGTCCATGGTGATGAAAATGGACTCCGCCTGCCGCCAAGGCTTGCACCCTTTCAGGTTGTAATCGTACCCATACTCAAGGATGCTTCAAGAGACGAGACCTTGAGAACAGCGGAGAAGATAGCATCAGAACTCAAAGGCAATGGTATCAGGGTTAAATTGGACGATCGCGAAGGCATGAGTCCCGGTTTCAAATTCAATTACTGGGAAGTGAGAGGTGTTCCTCTCAGACTTGAAATCGGTCCCAGGGATATTGAAGAGGGATATGTCATGCTCAGCCCCAGGAACAATCCCGGAAGAGATGGAAAATTCAAGGTAGCACTGGATGATGTTTCCGGTGAAATGCCCGGACTGCTGGATAAAATCCAGGAAGAAATGCTCAATGAAGCAACAACGAAATTGAACGAAAGAACATATACGGCAGAATCCTTTGAGGAATTCGCGAAAGCGATCAATGAAAAACCGGGTTTTTACAGTGTATGGTGGGATGGCGACGCTGACGATGAAATCAGACTCCAGCAGGAGACAAAAGCCACAGTCAGATGTATCCCCCTTGATCAGACCGGAGGTTCCGGTAAATGTATCATGACCGGAAGGGATACAATCGTAAAAGCTATTCTCGCCAGAGCATACTAA
- a CDS encoding phosphatase PAP2 family protein produces MLSLRALYSSVDDRSYRWILIFFTIYTAILILVPLIRLVPRVPVPILSFALCFLLYRWRKLPGVLKPWLFYLVLVLSYWQLQFVVTSHFQEFHGAGIIALEKNLFGSLPVVWLQQHLYQHGEFSWYDYMFAIFHSTLFFLPIVFPLLLLIRRGVERMKRATVAITLLTLAGYATYVLFPLTPPWMASLENAIPHVERITIRALGELAPGGIISAFSPSPRGAMPSLHAGVPILILIMAFKEFGWKAWWISILVIGICFEIIYGAEHYIVDIVAGLIYAVVSYIIVYRWLLPEVIAKPGSSGAGKEILE; encoded by the coding sequence TTGTTATCGTTGAGGGCGTTATACTCGTCGGTCGATGACCGGAGTTACAGATGGATACTAATCTTCTTCACCATTTATACAGCTATTCTGATTCTTGTACCTTTGATTCGACTTGTTCCCAGGGTGCCGGTGCCGATTCTTTCATTTGCTCTGTGCTTCCTTTTATACAGATGGAGAAAACTACCCGGGGTACTAAAGCCCTGGCTGTTCTATCTGGTTCTTGTGCTGTCCTACTGGCAACTGCAGTTTGTTGTGACGTCACATTTTCAGGAATTTCATGGTGCGGGGATCATTGCTTTAGAGAAAAACCTTTTCGGTTCACTTCCTGTTGTCTGGCTGCAGCAGCATCTTTATCAGCATGGAGAATTTTCCTGGTACGATTACATGTTTGCGATTTTCCACTCAACGCTTTTCTTTCTTCCAATTGTATTCCCGCTGCTTCTGCTGATTAGACGCGGCGTTGAGCGGATGAAACGGGCAACGGTTGCGATTACACTGCTGACACTTGCCGGTTATGCAACATATGTGTTATTCCCGCTTACCCCACCCTGGATGGCTTCTCTTGAAAACGCAATTCCTCATGTGGAGAGAATTACAATCAGAGCGCTTGGTGAGCTTGCGCCAGGAGGTATAATCTCAGCCTTCAGTCCAAGTCCGAGAGGTGCTATGCCTTCACTTCACGCAGGGGTACCGATACTGATACTGATTATGGCATTCAAGGAATTTGGATGGAAAGCCTGGTGGATATCCATTCTGGTTATTGGAATATGCTTCGAAATCATCTATGGTGCCGAGCATTACATTGTTGATATTGTGGCAGGTCTTATATATGCTGTTGTTTCATACATTATTGTTTATAGATGGTTGCTTCCGGAAGTTATTGCGAAACCTGGCTCCAGTGGTGCCGGGAAGGAGATACTTGAATGA
- the purD gene encoding phosphoribosylamine--glycine ligase, with protein MRILVVGSGGREHAISWSLSKSGKHSLFCAPGNPGMAELGVLEPVEADNINGLVSLARDRSIDLVVVGPEVPLVSGLGDALRAEGISCFGPGEKAARLEGSKWFAKDVMNSAGVPTARSKVFTDTDSAMEYMGEDASGFVIKADGLAAGKGVFLPDGSDEACTILDFLFGGGLGESGLRVVIEERLKGREVSILAVCSGTDCVILPPSRDHKRLGDGNTGPNTGGMGAICPPPEIEDGFCETVREEIILPVLRELASRGIDYRGVLYAGLMLTDDGPSVLEFNVRFGDPETQAVLPMIEGDLADLFDAAARGGSLPSEVAVKDGCCACVVMASGGYPSSYEKGFLISGLERVEGAVVFHAGTKKTDDGIVTNGGRVLSVVAIGSTLNDALDRTYLELEKIEFKRKYFRNDIGRIV; from the coding sequence GTGAGAATACTCGTTGTAGGCAGCGGAGGAAGAGAGCACGCGATTTCCTGGTCTCTTTCAAAATCCGGGAAACACTCACTATTCTGTGCTCCCGGCAATCCCGGTATGGCAGAACTCGGAGTGCTTGAACCTGTCGAAGCGGACAATATTAATGGTCTTGTTTCACTTGCCCGTGACAGGAGTATCGATCTGGTCGTGGTAGGTCCTGAAGTACCATTGGTATCCGGACTGGGGGACGCGCTCAGAGCGGAAGGTATTTCCTGTTTTGGCCCAGGTGAGAAGGCAGCCAGGCTGGAAGGCAGTAAATGGTTCGCGAAGGATGTCATGAATTCCGCAGGAGTGCCTACAGCTCGGAGTAAGGTTTTCACAGACACAGACTCTGCTATGGAGTATATGGGTGAAGACGCATCAGGATTTGTAATAAAGGCTGACGGCCTGGCAGCGGGTAAAGGTGTTTTCCTGCCAGATGGATCTGATGAAGCGTGTACCATCCTTGACTTCCTTTTCGGAGGCGGGCTTGGCGAGTCAGGTCTGCGTGTTGTAATAGAGGAGCGGCTTAAGGGCAGGGAAGTCAGCATACTCGCCGTCTGCAGCGGAACTGATTGTGTTATTCTTCCTCCCAGCAGAGATCACAAGCGGCTCGGCGATGGAAATACAGGCCCGAATACAGGAGGGATGGGAGCCATCTGCCCACCGCCTGAAATTGAAGACGGTTTTTGCGAAACGGTCAGAGAGGAGATCATCCTTCCGGTTCTCCGGGAACTGGCTTCACGGGGTATTGATTACAGAGGAGTTCTGTACGCTGGTCTGATGCTTACAGATGATGGGCCAAGTGTCCTGGAGTTTAACGTTCGTTTTGGCGATCCGGAGACTCAGGCAGTGCTTCCCATGATTGAAGGTGATCTTGCGGATCTTTTTGATGCCGCTGCCCGTGGAGGATCACTTCCGAGTGAAGTTGCTGTTAAGGATGGCTGCTGCGCCTGCGTTGTGATGGCTTCAGGCGGATATCCATCGTCATATGAAAAGGGTTTTCTCATCTCCGGACTGGAGAGAGTTGAAGGTGCTGTTGTATTCCACGCCGGTACAAAGAAGACCGATGACGGGATTGTAACCAACGGTGGAAGAGTGCTCAGTGTGGTAGCCATAGGAAGTACACTGAACGATGCTCTTGATAGAACCTATCTGGAACTTGAGAAAATAGAATTTAAGAGGAAATATTTCAGAAATGATATTGGGAGGATTGTCTAA
- a CDS encoding S9 family peptidase — protein sequence MNRVLLFALLVLMSSMLVLTACGEEGSTATLDDSSATDILVDHVESEGAADLIPRAVLFGNPERIRPQLSPAGDMIAYIAPVDSVLNLWVMNIDGSEPTQLTFDTNRGVINYFWAENNTHILYMQDLAGEENTHVYRLDVTTGDVLDMTPYEEVKAYVSATDEDQPNTVLVEMNQINPMFFDVYSCDLETGELTLLQENPGTTEDGDMVLGYMTDENLNVRGMGTIDPEDGTIVIYLRDVGAEEWVEFISFSALDSVSPERFSNDGRGLYYQSNLESNTTKLLYQDLDTGEITEIAHDSLADLGGVSFDPFTGEPRAVSIHYLRRNVEVLDASIQDDYDFLGSYDPGDFAMVSRDNADSTWIVAYFTPQNPASYYVYDRTSKEMTFLFTAIPALDDYQIADIKPLLIPARDGWELPSYLTLPVNAADEPLPMVLYVHGGPWARDYYGYDPFAQLLANRGFAVLQVNFRASTGFGKEHMNAGNKEWGGLMQDDLTDAVRWAITEGIADPARVVIMGGSYGGYATLAGVTFTPDLYCAGVDFFGPSNLVTFRETVPPYWRPLDAIMDIRIGDLEEDAEMLQDRSPLNHVENISIPMFIVQGANDPRVVQAESDQMVEALRNNGNEVYYIVYENEGHGFAIEANRLEFAGRIEEFLHNHVRGVECQLFEEIPNSTAEVR from the coding sequence ATGAATCGAGTTTTACTATTTGCGTTGCTTGTACTGATGTCGAGCATGCTTGTGCTGACTGCCTGTGGAGAGGAAGGAAGTACTGCTACTCTGGATGATTCTTCTGCCACCGATATACTTGTTGACCATGTTGAATCGGAGGGTGCTGCTGATCTAATCCCACGAGCAGTTCTCTTCGGTAATCCTGAGAGAATCAGACCTCAGCTTTCACCTGCCGGTGATATGATAGCTTACATCGCTCCGGTTGACAGTGTTCTTAACCTGTGGGTGATGAATATTGATGGCAGCGAGCCAACGCAGCTAACCTTCGACACAAACAGAGGTGTTATAAATTACTTCTGGGCAGAGAATAACACTCATATTCTTTATATGCAGGATCTTGCCGGCGAGGAAAACACTCATGTTTACAGGCTGGATGTTACTACAGGTGATGTACTCGATATGACTCCTTATGAGGAAGTTAAGGCTTATGTCAGCGCTACTGACGAAGATCAGCCGAATACAGTACTTGTGGAAATGAATCAGATCAATCCAATGTTCTTTGACGTCTATTCATGTGATCTGGAAACCGGTGAACTTACCCTCCTGCAGGAGAATCCAGGAACAACTGAAGACGGCGACATGGTGCTGGGATATATGACTGATGAGAATCTCAATGTACGTGGAATGGGAACGATTGATCCTGAGGACGGAACGATAGTCATTTACCTTAGGGATGTCGGTGCTGAAGAATGGGTGGAGTTCATATCTTTCTCAGCTCTTGACAGTGTTTCTCCCGAGAGGTTCAGCAATGACGGCAGGGGTCTCTACTACCAGTCCAACCTTGAGTCAAATACTACAAAACTTCTCTATCAGGATCTCGACACAGGAGAGATCACCGAAATCGCACACGATTCGCTTGCCGATCTTGGCGGAGTATCTTTTGATCCGTTCACCGGAGAACCCAGAGCGGTCAGTATCCATTATCTCAGACGGAATGTAGAAGTGCTTGATGCTTCAATACAGGATGATTACGATTTCCTGGGAAGCTATGATCCCGGAGATTTCGCCATGGTTTCGAGAGATAACGCTGACAGCACCTGGATTGTGGCTTACTTCACGCCACAGAATCCAGCTTCTTATTACGTTTACGACCGTACTTCTAAAGAAATGACCTTCCTTTTCACAGCTATTCCGGCTCTGGATGATTATCAGATTGCGGATATTAAACCGCTTCTCATACCCGCAAGAGATGGGTGGGAGCTTCCGAGCTATTTGACGCTTCCTGTTAATGCAGCAGATGAACCGCTGCCGATGGTTCTTTACGTTCATGGCGGTCCATGGGCTAGGGATTATTATGGATATGATCCCTTCGCGCAGTTGCTTGCCAACAGAGGGTTTGCAGTACTGCAGGTTAATTTCAGGGCATCAACCGGTTTTGGCAAGGAACACATGAATGCCGGTAATAAGGAGTGGGGCGGACTGATGCAGGATGACCTGACCGATGCTGTCAGGTGGGCCATAACTGAAGGTATCGCGGATCCTGCCAGAGTTGTGATCATGGGCGGTTCTTACGGAGGGTATGCCACACTTGCAGGTGTAACATTCACACCTGACCTTTACTGCGCCGGTGTGGATTTCTTCGGGCCATCCAATCTGGTTACATTCAGAGAGACTGTGCCTCCTTACTGGAGACCTCTTGATGCCATAATGGATATCAGGATAGGTGATCTCGAGGAAGATGCGGAGATGCTTCAGGACAGATCCCCTCTAAATCATGTTGAGAATATTTCCATTCCCATGTTTATCGTGCAGGGAGCCAATGATCCGAGAGTTGTTCAGGCTGAGTCAGATCAGATGGTCGAAGCTCTCAGGAACAACGGCAACGAGGTTTACTACATCGTTTACGAAAACGAGGGACACGGATTCGCGATTGAAGCGAACAGGCTCGAATTCGCCGGAAGAATTGAAGAGTTCCTTCACAATCACGTACGTGGTGTTGAGTGTCAGCTGTTCGAAGAAATTCCTAATTCAACTGCTGAAGTAAGATAG